Proteins encoded by one window of Nostoc sp. PCC 7120 = FACHB-418:
- a CDS encoding MT-A70 family methyltransferase — MRISTLQGQYQCIIIDPPWFYRLRSKDKTHRNRIPYQPMRTPEILALPIPDLCDAGGCVLWLWFTNNHMIEAAQCLQRWGFDLKTILTWGKVTKDGTKTHLGVGHWLRNSTEHCALAVRGNVKAFAGQTSTTGGTPTLTNQSTILHSPRREHSRKPPEFFELVEKLCPDMTKLEIFARESRDGWDCWGDQADLFDASDEEILVKAEKVLL, encoded by the coding sequence ATGAGAATTTCCACTCTACAAGGACAGTATCAGTGCATCATCATCGACCCGCCCTGGTTCTACAGACTTCGTTCTAAAGACAAAACTCACCGCAACCGCATCCCCTATCAGCCAATGCGAACTCCTGAAATCCTGGCGCTGCCCATTCCCGACTTATGCGACGCTGGCGGTTGTGTTCTGTGGCTATGGTTTACCAATAACCACATGATTGAAGCTGCACAATGCTTGCAGAGGTGGGGTTTTGACCTCAAGACTATTCTCACTTGGGGGAAAGTAACCAAAGATGGTACGAAAACACATCTAGGTGTCGGTCATTGGTTGCGGAATTCGACTGAACACTGTGCTTTGGCTGTTCGTGGGAATGTCAAAGCTTTTGCAGGGCAAACGTCTACGACGGGCGGAACGCCAACGCTCACGAACCAATCAACAATCTTACACTCGCCCCGGCGTGAGCATTCCCGTAAACCCCCAGAATTTTTTGAACTGGTGGAGAAACTTTGTCCAGATATGACCAAGCTGGAAATATTCGCACGAGAGTCTAGGGACGGCTGGGACTGTTGGGGCGATCAGGCGGATTTGTTTGATGCAAGTGATGAAGAGATTTTAGTTAAAGCTGAAAAGGTACTGTTATGA